AAATCTAAATAAATAACTTAACGATCAAAGAAGCAGTTCAAGTGAACCGGACTGCTTCATTGTGTCATAAGCGGAGATTTTCCGGTTAGACTGCAAAATAGAGCTGAATTGGGGGGGATTAGCGGAGATTTTCCGGTTAAACAAAGAAAAATCACCTAAATTTATGTTTTTTGAGTAATTAGTCGGAATCTATCCGTCTATTTAAGCTGTTTTCAAAACTATTTCGTCAATAAGAGAAAGTTCTCCGCTTATTTTTCAGCACAACTTGATTCACTGGGCTGGCTCAATTTTTGTATGCTTTTTCAAATGCTAAAATTCGTGTTAATACCAGTTTGTATAACTCAAAATCAACTGGTCATTCAAAATACGACATCCTTATCCCAAGAGCTCTAAAATCAACGGAACGGCTGCCTGGAGTGAAGGAGCCTGCTGATCCGCCGCTGTTTCTTCGTTACCGATGAATACTGTTTTACAGCCCGCTTTTTTGCCTGCTTCGATATCGCGCTCATGATCTCCGACCATGACACTTCCTGTCAATTCGATATTGTGCCTGTTTGCCAGATCAAGAAGCATTCCGGCATTTGGTTTTCGGCATTCGCAGCCGGCCTTAGGTTTATGCGGGCAGTAGGCAACCTCTTTAATATGGCCGCCATGCTCTTTGATCATCTTCACCATATGGTCATGGATTTCCTGGAGGCGTTTTTCCTTCAGGAATCCTAGGCCGACGCCTCCCTGGTTTGTAACGACAAAAATTTCATATCCAGCTTTGCTCAATTCCGCGACTGCTTCTGCTGCTCCTTCAAGCAGATAAAGATCTTCGGGTCGATTAACGAATTTCACCCGGTGGGACAGTACTTCATTCAGGACCCCGTCCCGGTCCAGGAATATGGCTTTTTTCATTTTGATTCCCCTTTATTCAAGATGATTTTATCAGCATTCTGGTGGCGGGAAACATAGCGGTTGCCAGTGATCCAGAAACGCCATGGATAGTCTTTCGCTTCACCGGAATTATCGATGCCGATCCTTTTGCCTGCTGAAATGCTGTCTGGCACAATTCCTTGGGTGAGGTAAAGTGGTTTCTCTGTTAAGGGATGCCCATAATCTGACATCTTTATGCCCATCGCTTTGGTCAGCTTCCCGGGGCCATTTGTCAGATTGGGAGATTCCGGCATGCCCCGTCGCGTGATCATTAAATCAAGGCCTTCCAGTGGTTCAATTGCCCGAATCAGCACAGCTTCCGGATTGCCTTCTTCTCCACTTACGACATTGAAGAGAGTATGGGTGTGCATGACATAGGTGTAAGCAAGACCAGCCTGATGGAACATGACCTCCGTTCTCTTTGTCCGGCGATTATTATAACTGTGTGCCGCCTGATCCATCGGCCCGATATAAGCTTCCGTTTCGACGATGATTCCGGCAGCTGTCCCTTCTTCTGTTTCTTTTACCAATATGCAACCCAGCAGGGAAGAAGCCAATTCAAGAGTGGGCTGTTCGAAAAATCCATTGTTCACCGCGCTTGAAAGATTGTATTGTTCGCCCATATGATCTCCTCA
This portion of the Mesobacillus sp. S13 genome encodes:
- a CDS encoding D-glycero-alpha-D-manno-heptose-1,7-bisphosphate 7-phosphatase, translating into MKKAIFLDRDGVLNEVLSHRVKFVNRPEDLYLLEGAAEAVAELSKAGYEIFVVTNQGGVGLGFLKEKRLQEIHDHMVKMIKEHGGHIKEVAYCPHKPKAGCECRKPNAGMLLDLANRHNIELTGSVMVGDHERDIEAGKKAGCKTVFIGNEETAADQQAPSLQAAVPLILELLG
- a CDS encoding DNA-3-methyladenine glycosylase, with protein sequence MGEQYNLSSAVNNGFFEQPTLELASSLLGCILVKETEEGTAAGIIVETEAYIGPMDQAAHSYNNRRTKRTEVMFHQAGLAYTYVMHTHTLFNVVSGEEGNPEAVLIRAIEPLEGLDLMITRRGMPESPNLTNGPGKLTKAMGIKMSDYGHPLTEKPLYLTQGIVPDSISAGKRIGIDNSGEAKDYPWRFWITGNRYVSRHQNADKIILNKGESK